One window of Astyanax mexicanus isolate ESR-SI-001 unplaced genomic scaffold, AstMex3_surface scaffold_39, whole genome shotgun sequence genomic DNA carries:
- the LOC103023347 gene encoding myelin transcription factor 1: MAAFVEGCYRPYLLCPVCKKTRWNLGAHLRRRCMRGRSAAEVEREVEMEKMTAQDLLRDGRVWDYSLIRRIMDQPDPIRCFMAQLKDRGNVVVNIPPEAIPPLIPYLPEAPPPAVGVAESESDSDSESSGPDVRKRESVNQQQETASGSDSEEPSSVRSRKKRKRQEEEEEEEEETTTDDEEEEDEDEHTTWTFSSRMMDDEEEDEEDDEEDDEESSWMPRTSSSRTPGDEEEDDKKSRNTSRTFTSRMTDDEKHLTEGRLTSCSENAEMHYCMQEFGNVVAASVLLKRLTTHSYEQEDNTTDSAPENREQQAAYEKLLEACPITVGGALPKGRMLTELTGAHERYCSERWLIDQRQLQSKKILLEYLK; encoded by the exons ATGGCTGCATTCGT CGAGGGTTGTTACAGGCCGTACCTGCTGTGTCCCGTCTGTAAGAAGACCCGCTGGAACCTGGGGGCTCACCTGAGGAGGCGGTGCATGAGGGGGAGGTCTGCAGCTGAGGTGGAGAGGGAGGTGGAAATGGAGAAGATGACGGCGCAGGATTTGCTGAGGGACGGTCGGGTGTGGGACTACAGTCTGATCAGGAGGATCATGGATCAGCCGGATCCTATCCGCTG ttttatggCGCAGCTGAAGGACAGGGGGAACGTTGTGGTCAACATCCCTCCTGAAGCCATTCCTCCTCTTATTCCATATCTGCCCGAAGCCCCTCCCCctgcagtgggcgtggctgagAGTGAATCAGATTCAGATTCTGAGAGCTCTGG tcctGATGTGAGGAAACGAGAGAGCGTGAATCAGCAGCAGGAGACG GCGTCTGGTTCGGACAGCGAAGAGCCGAGCTCAGTTCGGTcgaggaagaagaggaagcgccaggaggaagaggaagaggaggaggaagagaccACGACGGacgatgaggaagaggaagatgaggaTGAACATACCACCTGGACGTTCTCCAGCAGGATGATGGATGAtgaagaagaggatgaggaagatgatgaggaggatgatgaagagAGCAGCTGGATGCCCAGAACGTCCTCCAGCAGGACGCCGGgtgatgaagaggaggatgatAAAAAGTCCCGCAACACTTCCAGGACGTTCACCAGCAGGATGACGGATGACGAGAAGCACCTGACGGAGGGACGTCTCACTTCCTGTTCAGAAAATGCAGAGATGCACTACTGCATGCAGGAATTTGGGAACGTGGTGGCGGCGAGTGTCCTGCTCAAGAGACTCACCACTCACTCATA TGAGCAGGAGGATAACACCACTGATTCTGCCCCCGAAAACAGGGAACAACAAGCGGCCTATGAGAAGCTGTTGGAGGCGTGTCCTATAACGGTGGGCGGGGCTCTGCCGAAGGGGCGGATGCTAACAGAGCTAACCGGAGCTCACGAGCGCTACTGCAGCGAGCGCTGGCTTATTGATCAGCGGCAGCTTCAATCGAAGAAGATCCTCCTcgagtatttaaaataa